A genomic region of Palaemon carinicauda isolate YSFRI2023 chromosome 22, ASM3689809v2, whole genome shotgun sequence contains the following coding sequences:
- the LOC137616187 gene encoding glutaminase-asparaginase-like, translating into MEEILILQMGGTIDKDYPKTRLGYNFEVGDPAVRRILARLRPSRSILTAFDTVCRKDSQDITDSDRSALVERISSANQGKIVITHGTDTMLFTATFLANSLREREINDKTIVITGSHTPEKFRDSDADFNVGVALGGVQAAAAGVWVTMNGILLPWDKIARDDTGQFVPRRPQLPITV; encoded by the exons ATGGAGGAGATTCTGATCTTGCAGATGGGAG GCACCATTGACAAAGACTACCCCAAAACTCGTCTTGGATACAACTTCGAAGTTGGAGACCCAGCAGTTCGTAGAATACTGGCCAGACTTCGTCCTTCCAGGTCTATCTTAACAGCTTTTGATACCGTCTGTCGGAAAGATAGTCAAGATATAACGGATTCGGATAG ATCAGCGCTTGTCGAACGTATTTCTTCTGCTAACCAGGGAAAGATCGTCATAACCCATGGCACAGATACCATGCTGTTTACTGCTACATTCTTGGCTAATAGTCTTCGAGAACGGGAGATAAATGATAAAACCATTGTTATCACTGGATCACACACACCAGAGAAATTCAG AGACAGCGATGCTGACTTCAACGTCGGAGTCGCCTTGGGCGGCGTCCAGGCAGCTGCTGCTGGAGTCTGGGTGACGATGAACGGCATCTTGCTTCCCTGGGATAAAATCGCGAGGGACGACACCGGCCAATTCGTCCCTCGTAGACCTCAGTTACCAATAACtgtgtag